A genome region from Akkermansiaceae bacterium includes the following:
- the ndk gene encoding nucleoside-diphosphate kinase — protein MALETTLILFKPDAVAKNLTGEVLARFQKEGFLVRGIKMMSLSDEILAEHYSHIADKPFFPSVRGFMQETPVIALALEGEDVISRVRDLLGPTDSMVAAPGTIRGDFGFKDADAKMRNVCHASDSPEAAAAEIKRFFKDGEIFSY, from the coding sequence ATGGCTCTTGAAACCACACTGATCCTCTTCAAACCCGACGCCGTCGCGAAAAACCTCACCGGCGAGGTGCTTGCCCGTTTCCAGAAGGAAGGCTTCCTCGTGCGCGGCATCAAGATGATGTCCCTCAGCGACGAGATCCTCGCCGAGCACTACTCCCACATCGCCGACAAGCCGTTTTTCCCCTCCGTGCGCGGATTCATGCAGGAAACGCCGGTCATCGCCCTCGCCCTCGAAGGTGAAGACGTCATTTCCCGCGTCCGCGACCTGCTTGGCCCGACCGATTCCATGGTCGCCGCACCCGGCACGATCCGCGGTGATTTCGGTTTCAAGGACGCCGATGCGAAGATGCGCAACGTCTGCCACGCCTCCGATTCCCCGGAAGCCGCCGCCGCCGAGATCAAGCGCTTCTTCAAGGACGGCGAGATCTTTTCCTACTGA
- a CDS encoding threonylcarbamoyl-AMP synthase, producing the protein MKEAQNEAVALLQKGEVVALPTETVYGLAADAFNPDAVAKIFAAKERPSFDPLIVHIATLRDLERVAVVPEEIRTIVNQLANEFWPGPLTIILPKTPEVPDIVTSGLPTVGVRQSGHPIFRAINKALGNPIAAPSANRFGRISPTSASAVMKELGGRIPLIVDAGACGEGLESTIIRIEPREGKKPIFHLHRAGPITKEQLQKFGKVEKAKPGDKLLAPGELESHYAPLTPFRLIEKPSDFTPEVGKTYGLLSYTGEEGGEFVRAHRWDSVVALSPGSGKLAEAAIRLFYAMREMDEMGLDEIIAEPVSEVGLGVAIMDRLRRASAR; encoded by the coding sequence ATGAAGGAAGCGCAGAACGAGGCGGTCGCGCTTTTGCAAAAGGGCGAGGTCGTGGCCTTGCCGACGGAGACGGTGTACGGGCTGGCGGCGGATGCTTTCAATCCGGATGCCGTGGCGAAAATTTTCGCGGCGAAGGAGAGGCCGAGCTTCGATCCGCTGATCGTGCACATCGCCACGTTGCGTGATCTGGAGCGGGTGGCGGTGGTGCCGGAGGAGATCCGCACCATTGTGAACCAGCTCGCCAACGAGTTCTGGCCCGGGCCGCTGACGATCATTCTGCCGAAGACCCCGGAAGTGCCGGACATCGTGACCAGCGGCTTGCCGACGGTGGGCGTGCGGCAGAGCGGGCATCCGATTTTCCGCGCGATCAACAAGGCGCTGGGCAACCCCATCGCCGCGCCGAGCGCGAACCGCTTCGGGCGCATTTCCCCGACCTCCGCCTCCGCCGTGATGAAGGAACTGGGCGGGCGCATCCCGCTCATCGTCGATGCGGGAGCCTGCGGCGAGGGATTGGAAAGCACGATCATCCGCATCGAGCCGCGCGAGGGGAAAAAGCCGATTTTCCACCTTCACCGCGCCGGCCCGATCACCAAGGAGCAGCTCCAGAAATTCGGCAAGGTGGAGAAGGCGAAACCCGGCGACAAGCTGCTCGCGCCCGGGGAGCTGGAGAGCCATTACGCGCCGCTCACGCCCTTCCGCCTGATCGAAAAGCCGTCGGATTTCACGCCGGAAGTCGGCAAGACCTACGGCCTGCTCAGCTACACCGGCGAGGAGGGCGGCGAGTTCGTCCGCGCGCACCGCTGGGACAGCGTCGTCGCGCTCAGCCCCGGCAGCGGGAAACTCGCCGAGGCCGCGATCCGCCTGTTTTACGCGATGCGTGAGATGGACGAGATGGGGTTGGATGAAATCATCGCCGAGCCGGTCAGCGAGGTCGGCCTCGGTGTCGCGATCATGGATCGCCTGCGCCGCGCTTCGGCACGGTGA
- a CDS encoding right-handed parallel beta-helix repeat-containing protein → MTAAVLLALGAGEAPAAPHEIHVAVDGADTNPGTAELPVATLEKARDLLRQRKADGLQGAGAVVRVHAGTYLRTRSFGLDKQDGGTAEARIVYQAEGTVRLVGGRVIAGDAFRPVSDPAVKARLPEAARDHVVELDLEALGIRNAGPFPELFRDGGGIIELFIDGERLPLARWPDVEYTTIESVLENGSSSSPGTFRYRGGRPGTWGKAVEDGLWLKGFWRVPWQPETVRVAAIDPQAGTVTHARGVGGGIGSKYSKTVNGTRTGDGKENWYALNLLEELDRAGEWCLRFPTKMLYLWPPRDLKGGSALISDMKDPLVRIEDAGHVTFRGFTLEGGLGNGVEITGASEVLIAGCEIHDLGGTGIILNGGIGHRVAGCDIHQLGQGGIYVGGGDRMSLTPAGHVVLNNHIHHIGQTQTTYAPAIMLGAFGYTAVGCRLAHNLIHDLPHAAVLYGGNDHIIEYNQVWRIALDSGDVGAFYTTHDWTSRGNVLRHNLVADTNAVAFYMDDGDSGDTIRGNIAWNVASGVAIGGGHDNIVEGNVFIRCKRAVHLDDRGVARGYTLEHKQLGGQLAKVRPSLPPWSERYPGMLRLLKEHPELPTGNRITRNVMVECETRLDLSGKEENRRFSNIADNRALSLADAGLKDGEPFSALLGKDLSLTRVPGFEVIPTTKMGLCLDEFRKTLPPHGGGAASPVE, encoded by the coding sequence GTGACCGCCGCCGTTCTTCTTGCCCTCGGGGCGGGAGAGGCGCCGGCTGCACCGCACGAAATCCATGTTGCCGTGGATGGTGCCGATACCAATCCGGGCACCGCGGAGCTGCCCGTCGCCACCCTGGAAAAAGCCCGCGACCTGCTGCGGCAGCGCAAGGCGGATGGTTTGCAGGGCGCGGGGGCCGTCGTCCGTGTGCATGCCGGCACCTACCTGCGCACCCGTTCTTTCGGGCTGGACAAGCAGGACGGCGGCACAGCGGAGGCGCGGATCGTCTATCAGGCGGAGGGGACGGTCCGGCTCGTCGGTGGCCGCGTCATCGCAGGCGATGCCTTTCGCCCGGTCTCGGATCCGGCCGTGAAGGCGCGCCTGCCCGAGGCGGCGCGCGATCATGTCGTGGAACTGGATCTGGAGGCGCTGGGCATCCGCAATGCCGGGCCTTTCCCGGAGCTGTTCCGCGACGGCGGCGGGATCATCGAGCTTTTCATCGACGGTGAGCGCCTGCCGCTGGCCCGCTGGCCGGACGTGGAATACACCACCATCGAAAGCGTCCTGGAAAACGGCTCGAGCAGCAGCCCGGGAACTTTCCGCTACCGGGGGGGCCGCCCCGGCACCTGGGGGAAGGCCGTGGAGGACGGACTCTGGTTGAAGGGTTTCTGGCGGGTGCCATGGCAACCGGAGACGGTGCGTGTGGCGGCGATCGACCCTCAGGCCGGAACGGTCACGCATGCCCGTGGGGTCGGCGGCGGCATCGGCTCGAAATACAGCAAGACCGTCAACGGCACGCGGACCGGCGACGGCAAGGAGAACTGGTATGCGCTCAACCTCCTCGAGGAACTGGATCGCGCGGGGGAATGGTGCCTGCGTTTCCCGACAAAAATGCTCTACCTGTGGCCGCCGCGGGATCTGAAGGGCGGTAGCGCCCTGATCTCCGACATGAAGGATCCGCTTGTCAGGATCGAGGATGCCGGACACGTGACCTTCCGCGGGTTCACCCTGGAGGGAGGCCTTGGGAACGGGGTGGAAATCACCGGCGCCTCCGAAGTCCTGATCGCAGGCTGCGAGATCCATGATCTGGGCGGCACCGGGATCATTCTCAACGGGGGGATCGGGCACCGGGTGGCCGGTTGCGACATCCATCAACTCGGACAGGGCGGGATCTACGTCGGAGGCGGCGACCGCATGAGCCTCACCCCCGCCGGCCACGTGGTTTTGAACAACCATATCCACCACATCGGGCAGACGCAGACCACCTACGCGCCCGCCATCATGCTCGGCGCCTTCGGCTACACTGCGGTTGGGTGCCGGCTAGCCCATAACCTGATCCACGACCTGCCCCACGCCGCCGTCCTCTACGGCGGCAATGACCACATCATCGAATACAACCAGGTCTGGCGCATCGCGCTGGATTCGGGCGACGTCGGGGCGTTTTACACCACCCACGACTGGACCAGCCGGGGCAACGTCCTGCGGCACAACCTCGTCGCCGACACCAACGCCGTCGCGTTCTACATGGATGACGGGGACAGTGGCGACACCATCCGCGGCAACATCGCCTGGAACGTAGCCAGCGGGGTCGCGATCGGCGGCGGTCATGATAATATCGTGGAGGGAAATGTGTTCATTCGGTGCAAGAGGGCGGTTCACCTGGATGATCGTGGGGTCGCCCGCGGCTACACCCTGGAGCACAAGCAGCTCGGGGGACAGCTGGCAAAAGTCCGACCGTCCTTGCCGCCATGGTCGGAGCGCTATCCCGGCATGCTCCGCCTGCTGAAAGAGCATCCCGAACTGCCCACCGGCAACCGGATCACCCGCAATGTCATGGTGGAGTGCGAAACCCGGTTGGATTTGAGCGGGAAGGAGGAAAACCGGAGGTTCTCCAACATCGCGGACAACCGTGCCCTGTCACTTGCCGATGCGGGGCTCAAGGACGGGGAGCCGTTTTCAGCGCTGCTTGGCAAAGACCTGTCGCTCACCCGGGTGCCAGGTTTCGAGGTAATTCCGACGACCAAGATGGGGCTCTGCCTGGACGAGTTCCGCAAGACCCTGCCGCCGCATGGAGGCGGAGCCGCCTCGCCGGTTGAGTAG
- a CDS encoding arylsulfatase produces the protein MIRASSVASALLGFVVAAQGESRPNLLIILADDLGYSDLGCYGGEIRTPNLDALASEGLRFTQTYNSSRCCPTRASLLTGLYPHQAGIGRFVGGGKQPGYQGRLTDRCVTLAEVLRPAGYATLACGKWHVNTPGPTERGFDEFYGFVHGYGVDSWDPKMMIRLPEGHPHRKYVEGEYFATDAITDHALDFLGIARESGKPWLLYVAYQAPHFPIQAPGSLTKTYVDTYAKGWDAIREQRLARMKELGLIARSMQLPPRGAIDRPDVAERIGSMTADGMNPAWESLDEDRRADLARRMAVYAAMVENMDSNIGRLVRDLGASGELDNTLILFLSDNGACAEWEPFGFDLEKADYSGNKPGHGIGSGTPNKPNVLHRGEELDLMGGMNSLLSYGCAWANACNTPLSLYKHYAHEGGIRTPMIAHWPKGIADRGKLRPQVSHVMDIMATCVDLGGASYPKHRKGADIPPPEGRSLVPAFAGKQDEPRTLIFEHEQNAAIRQGDWKLVSENGLGKSGMRPGAAWRLYDLSKDPSEQNDLAPEQPDRVEAMSAEFLRQAERTLVFPAP, from the coding sequence ATGATTCGCGCCTCATCCGTGGCCAGCGCCCTATTGGGCTTTGTGGTTGCGGCGCAGGGAGAGAGCCGCCCGAATCTCCTGATCATCCTAGCCGACGACTTGGGCTACTCTGACCTCGGCTGCTACGGCGGCGAGATCCGCACTCCGAACCTCGATGCGCTCGCATCGGAAGGACTGCGTTTCACCCAGACCTACAATTCCAGCCGCTGCTGCCCTACGCGGGCAAGCCTGCTGACCGGGCTTTACCCGCACCAGGCGGGGATAGGTCGTTTCGTGGGCGGAGGAAAGCAGCCGGGCTACCAAGGCCGCCTCACCGATCGCTGCGTCACCCTGGCGGAAGTGCTCCGCCCGGCGGGTTACGCGACCCTCGCCTGCGGAAAATGGCACGTGAACACCCCGGGGCCGACCGAACGGGGCTTCGATGAGTTCTACGGTTTCGTTCACGGCTACGGGGTCGATTCATGGGATCCAAAAATGATGATCCGCCTCCCCGAAGGCCATCCGCACCGCAAGTATGTGGAGGGCGAGTATTTCGCCACCGACGCGATCACGGATCACGCGCTGGATTTTCTGGGAATCGCCCGTGAGAGCGGGAAGCCGTGGCTGCTCTACGTGGCTTACCAGGCACCGCATTTCCCGATCCAAGCGCCGGGGAGCCTCACGAAAACATACGTGGATACATATGCGAAAGGGTGGGACGCGATCCGGGAACAGCGCCTCGCCCGAATGAAGGAGCTTGGCCTCATCGCCCGTAGTATGCAGCTCCCGCCACGCGGGGCCATCGATCGGCCGGATGTCGCGGAGCGGATCGGATCGATGACGGCGGACGGGATGAACCCGGCATGGGAATCGCTGGACGAAGATCGCCGCGCGGATCTTGCGAGGCGTATGGCAGTCTATGCCGCGATGGTCGAGAACATGGACAGCAACATCGGGCGCCTGGTTCGCGATCTGGGTGCGAGCGGCGAACTGGACAACACGCTCATTCTTTTCCTCAGCGACAACGGCGCCTGCGCGGAGTGGGAGCCGTTCGGGTTCGATCTCGAAAAGGCGGACTACTCGGGCAACAAACCCGGCCACGGCATCGGTTCGGGCACGCCGAACAAGCCCAATGTCCTGCACAGGGGCGAGGAACTCGATCTGATGGGGGGCATGAACAGCCTGTTGAGCTACGGCTGCGCGTGGGCGAACGCCTGCAACACCCCGCTCTCGCTCTACAAGCACTATGCCCATGAGGGCGGCATCCGCACACCGATGATCGCCCACTGGCCGAAGGGGATCGCCGATCGCGGAAAGCTCCGCCCGCAGGTTTCCCATGTCATGGACATCATGGCGACGTGCGTTGATCTCGGAGGTGCCAGTTATCCGAAGCATCGCAAAGGCGCGGACATCCCGCCGCCGGAGGGTCGCAGCCTCGTCCCCGCATTCGCCGGAAAACAGGATGAGCCGCGCACCCTGATCTTCGAGCATGAGCAGAATGCCGCCATCCGCCAGGGCGATTGGAAACTGGTTTCCGAAAATGGCCTTGGAAAAAGCGGAATGCGGCCGGGAGCCGCGTGGAGGCTGTATGATCTGTCGAAAGACCCTTCCGAGCAGAACGACCTCGCCCCGGAGCAACCTGATCGCGTCGAGGCGATGTCTGCGGAATTTCTCCGCCAGGCAGAGAGGACGCTGGTTTTCCCTGCGCCGTGA
- a CDS encoding sulfatase, producing the protein MKPLLLACLLTGSLVAAERKPDILFIAVDDLNNWISPLGGNPQTVTPNFARLAARSVAFTNAHCIAPSCGPVRAAIMSGIPPWQSGLYDNRQKLRDVMPDVTLMPRHFANHGYHAAGSGKILHYVIDPPSWDEYFPKKDGDDPFPFTLYPKKRPVSLPRAGEWQYMETDWGPLDCTDEEFGGDHKVTEWIAGQLAHPPEKPFFLACGLYRPHEPWFVPKKYFEPFPLDQIQLPAGYRADDLEDIPPAGQRLARNRYFAHINWNGQWRQGVQGYLASIHFADAMLGRVLDALEKSPRRDNTIVVLWSDHGWHLGEKEHWQKFTGWRVCTRVPYFISVPKGCPGLPAGTTPGICESPVSTFDTFRTLLSLTGVPDREGQPVEGNDLTPLLANPEAEWPHVSVTQLGKPGEFAVSGERFRYIRYADGGEELYDITADPHEFANLAEDPSQASTIETMRTLAPKKPRPGSNPSR; encoded by the coding sequence ATGAAACCCCTCCTCCTTGCCTGCCTGCTCACCGGCAGCCTCGTCGCCGCCGAGCGCAAACCCGACATTCTCTTCATCGCCGTCGACGACCTCAACAACTGGATCTCGCCGCTGGGCGGAAACCCCCAGACCGTCACCCCGAACTTCGCAAGGCTCGCCGCACGCAGCGTCGCTTTCACCAACGCCCACTGCATCGCCCCTTCCTGCGGCCCCGTCCGCGCGGCGATCATGAGCGGCATCCCGCCGTGGCAGTCCGGCCTCTACGACAACCGCCAGAAGCTCCGCGACGTGATGCCCGACGTCACCCTGATGCCCCGGCACTTCGCGAACCACGGCTACCACGCCGCCGGCTCCGGGAAAATCCTTCACTACGTCATCGATCCGCCGAGCTGGGACGAATATTTCCCGAAAAAGGATGGCGACGACCCGTTCCCCTTCACCCTTTATCCCAAGAAGCGCCCGGTCTCCCTGCCGCGCGCCGGGGAATGGCAATACATGGAGACCGATTGGGGCCCGCTCGACTGCACCGACGAGGAGTTCGGCGGGGATCACAAGGTCACGGAATGGATTGCAGGGCAGCTCGCCCATCCTCCGGAAAAGCCCTTCTTCCTCGCTTGCGGCCTCTACCGCCCGCACGAGCCATGGTTCGTCCCGAAGAAATACTTCGAGCCGTTTCCCCTCGATCAGATCCAGCTCCCGGCCGGATACCGCGCCGACGACCTCGAGGACATCCCGCCCGCCGGACAACGCCTCGCCCGCAACCGCTATTTCGCCCACATCAACTGGAACGGCCAATGGCGACAGGGCGTGCAGGGTTACCTCGCATCCATCCACTTCGCCGATGCCATGCTCGGCCGCGTGCTCGATGCCCTGGAAAAATCCCCGCGCCGCGACAACACCATCGTCGTCCTCTGGAGCGACCACGGCTGGCACCTCGGAGAAAAGGAGCACTGGCAGAAATTCACCGGCTGGCGCGTCTGCACCCGCGTCCCCTATTTCATCTCCGTCCCGAAAGGCTGCCCGGGGCTGCCCGCCGGCACCACCCCCGGCATTTGCGAAAGCCCCGTCTCCACCTTCGACACCTTCCGCACCCTGCTCTCGCTCACCGGCGTGCCGGATCGCGAAGGCCAACCGGTGGAAGGCAACGACCTGACACCCCTTCTCGCAAATCCCGAAGCGGAATGGCCGCACGTCTCCGTCACCCAGCTCGGCAAGCCCGGCGAGTTCGCCGTCTCAGGCGAGCGCTTCCGCTACATCCGCTACGCCGATGGCGGGGAGGAGCTTTACGACATCACCGCAGACCCCCACGAATTCGCGAACCTTGCCGAAGATCCCTCCCAAGCAAGCACCATTGAAACGATGCGCACACTCGCCCCGAAGAAACCCAGGCCCGGCTCGAATCCAAGCCGCTGA
- a CDS encoding BlaI/MecI/CopY family transcriptional regulator: MEILFANGPMTVADLTERMPDDLSRNGVRTFVTILTNKGKLTRIKQGREFIYEPAIEKEAVANSALGKLLEVFFNGSLSDAVAARFSGTRSKIDEHELARLEQLISEARGKKSRS, translated from the coding sequence ATGGAGATCCTTTTTGCAAACGGGCCGATGACTGTAGCCGATCTCACGGAAAGGATGCCCGACGACCTTTCGAGGAACGGCGTCCGGACATTCGTGACCATCCTCACCAACAAAGGCAAATTGACGCGGATCAAACAGGGGCGCGAGTTCATCTACGAGCCTGCCATCGAGAAAGAGGCGGTGGCGAATAGCGCCCTCGGGAAATTGCTGGAAGTGTTCTTCAATGGCTCCCTGTCTGACGCGGTTGCCGCGAGGTTTTCCGGAACAAGATCGAAAATCGACGAGCATGAGCTTGCCCGGCTCGAGCAGTTGATTTCCGAAGCCCGTGGCAAAAAATCCCGATCCTGA